The Anguilla rostrata isolate EN2019 chromosome 1, ASM1855537v3, whole genome shotgun sequence nucleotide sequence ATAAAATTGAAAccctttttcatttgcattataaTCTCACTATTGAATACTTTgcactgatttctttttttttgttgttttttccccccgtttttACTTTATAACTACTATaaaggaacaaaaacatttgaggAAGGCCTGGATGCACTTGGGTTATGACAAGTCACTATCTTCTGGCTTGGACTTTTTGAATCTGAAAGCTGGATGCTGCAATcatagttttttaaaagaaaaattgtttGCACTTAATAGTTTGTTAGAAGAGAATGGCTTTACAATTTTTGGGTGCGCAAGGACTCCCAGACAGCTACCTGGTggagaaaatattaaatgattaaaacctTTGTATCTAttgagcatttattttaatattgtttcagATTAAAACATTGCTCTGTATTATATGTATAAAATTGTAATTAAGTGATTGATGGGGCAAAGACAAATGATCATTACGTTAGTGGAAATTCATCTTCATTAAAGGAAAATAGTGATATTTCTAATGCAGAAAAGTATACATcttaataatattaaaacaatctTGGatatgcagatttttgtttttctcttctgttgTACAAAAGATCATTCAgatgtatttttcttaattaaatgTTTGGTATAGGAGGTCTTTGTATCAAATGCTCTTATCTCCAAGATGAAGCTCAAATGCTTACTTATTGTTACGGATTCACAAAATGTACAGTAGTGGGGCAGAGGAACAGTCGAACTCCGCAATTATTTGAAGCTCAGGAAGTCTATGGTAGACtaaaaaatatgatattttgcTTAACATCATCAATGCTATTCTATGTAACATTAAGTAGCATCCACTAGGAACTACTAAGTTCAAGGTTCAGCAGTAggacctttttttgtgtgacactATTAAAAACAGTTCTAATGTACCTTCTTTTGTGACTTTCAATCTTTGTTAATGGTATCCATGACTGGGTGACTGCACACAACAAGAAAATGGCAGCCTGGTTTCACCATCACtttgacatttcacatttttttccttaatgagaaaacaaatgattaaCAAGGATGCCTCTGGTGTCGTTGTTGCTGTTTGAAGCTGTTTGTCTGTTAGCAGTGGGTGCAagtttatctttttattttgctacGCACAAACATGGTAATATTACAGAGTCCCAAGTCTTTTTCTGCTGACAAATGGTTACAGTACAGTTCCTTTGTGCTAAAGTATTAGTCATAGCAGGGAGGAAACTTCCAACACATTCCCTCTGCAAAAAGCACTGGAGCGCATTAAAATGACATGCTGCCATTATTCTCAAATTGGATCCTCTTAAGGTTTGAAGACGGCAGCTGTGTTGCCCTCCATTTCCTGAGTCAAACCGTCCAGGAGCTTATTGCCTTCCCTTCCACGCGCCAGTTTTTCCCCCAGTGGAGCATGACAACCTCCCCCTGATCCCCGAGAATCCAGCGTCTCTTCCCTTCCTGTAAATCCCAAATGAAGCCGAACAGCCTCCTCTCTGGTTGTTTGAGCTACGAGAGACGGTTCTTCAAAGCTCTGTCAGGACGGTTGTCAAAATAAGAGTAGTACTTTCAGTGAGGGGAATCTTAACtctctttttgttcttcttctctTGTTAGAACTTCTTATCCTTTTGTCACCCGGGAAAAGCCTTCGTGTTCAGTTGGCTTTAGGACATAGTGTACAAATAGGTCTCTGGTGTGCGTCGGTCCCTTAACGCCCCTGCAAGGTGTTTCCTCTGGTGTTCAGTATAGTGTAAACTAGCCATAAAATCTATTGAACTAGCCTACTTCTACCAGGTTATACTGCAGGTATACAAATTGCCCAAGTACCCTTTTCCCTTGTGCCTTTCAAACCTAGGGGCTGATTCATTAAAGGATTGCACTTGTTTTGttattccaaaatggctgcaagCGACCAATAGGTTCAGCATGAACAAAGCACTCACTATGGGTCAAGGTTGAAATTGACAACAGTTTTCTGTTGACAGTGACACTGTGCCTTGACAGTTTTGACAACTGCATcttttaatatttgtgtgtttctcGGATGTCCATACAACAGCAGGGAAGAAACTGTTTTAATGCAGTTCATTCATAAGCTCGAGGAAGCTCAATCTTGCAGTGAATCTCTGTACTTGATCACTGAATTCATAAACAGCAGATATATATGCCTGTCcacgaaaataaaataactattttgCTGTGATGCTAACTTGAAAGGTCAGGCTGGAACATGAAGGGAAATGACACCCTTGGAAGAGTACCAGCTAGGAGTTAAATGTGTTAACGTCACTGCAGGACTATAGCTGTATAAAAGGCAGCAGAATACACTGGTTATTTGAGAACATGAAAACGGCAAGAAATGTTATTTGTAATGACCTTTCGAAATTGTTTTTCTCATATTACTTTTGAAATTGTGTTCTGGGATGCTGGTTTTGTGAATACCGCATATAACTTGTGGTTGCTCTCTAAACGCATACATAAAGGTAATTATGTCACTTTAAAGTTCAAAGCCAGGAGCAAATATCCCAGCGTTCCTCTTGTTCCTGCAAGGTTTGAATTGCATATCAAAGCCAAACTGGTATAGACTACCACACCCAAGTGGGTATTCTGGGTtaacaactttatttattttaaattaaacagtcCTGCTTTTTAAACCTCAAATAAGAGACATTAGTTGTATAAAAACAACTGGACTCATGGCTGGATTAAAAGTTAACATAATTGCTTGAGGCTCATTCCAGTTCAAGGTTCAAGGTTCCAGTGACTATCCTATGGGTGGCATAATTAGGTTTGGGGTCGTTTTGTGATCTGCTATTAGAAATTACTGCCTGTGTGGTTCATGGGGCATCTACAAACTTCTCCCTGAAAACTTACTTAAGCGTGCTCTCCTGCCGGTGCAGTTCTCCTCCGGTACTGCTTCTGAAAGTCTTTTAAGGGGGAGGGTCCAGGGTTAGTCacgctgtaaaatgtttttattcatgttacTGGTCAGAATGCACAGCTAGGGACAGCGATTGTAGTAAGTTCCCCCAGAGGTGTGGGGCGGTGCTCTTCCTCTGGTGCTCAGTAGCCCCCGCGCTTCCTCTGGAGGGGGGGTATGTGGTAGCCCTTGAAACCCTGACGATGGGCCTCATCTCTGGGCTGCGGGGAGCAGAAGGCGGGGGGGATTACAATTTTAGATCATATTTCTGGAAATTGTTTACCACAGCAAGGAATTTACAATGGGAAGCAATGATTTCAATTGGGCCTTAATTTCCTTATGTTTAACAATGACCAAGGCGGTgctttctcgctctctttcctgtaatataacataattttatattatattacaggcatttagcagacactctaatccagagcgatttacacaactttttttacatagcattttacattgtatacaattatacagctggatatatactgaagcaatgcaggttaagtgccttgttcAAGcgtacaacggcaatgtcctaccggggaatcgaacctgcgaccttcaggttaaAAGACCAACTCCTtgcccattatgctacactgctgccatctCTCTATACTGAGCCCTTCCATCCAGATTAAAGAAACCGCAAAGTTGACCTTTCTTGTATTCAGAGCTCAGCAGCCTGGAGAAATAGTCTGGAAATGAggtttcagttatttattcCCGTATATTCACCTTGGGCAGCTGCGAGTGGCATTTCTTGGGCGGGATGGTGGGGAGGGATCCGTGGTGACTGATGGTGAGAGCTGGGAGGGAGGTGATTGGGTATGAGGAGAGTTTGGCCGGAGGGAGCACCATGTTCAGCTTCGGCAATTCACCCGGATATAGGGGGGCGTTGCGTCTGATAAGGGGCTCTGCGACGTGCTTAGCGTGCTGCCGGGAAAACAAGAGGATTCCAAGTTACCCCTTCCTCAAATGTACAGGTACCTCGCTGTCAGTTCAACACAGCTTGAGAACATTCAGGCTACAGattacacaaaatatattactTGCGTTGCAAAATGGCTATGATTTCTGTTACCCAGCCACAAAAATCAGCAGCTTGTAACAGTTCCGATTCTCAACTGTTTAAATTATGGCTCAAATTGCTTTTCCAGACTACCTTCTTACAACTGTGTGACAGTCAGTGATTTGACAAACAagacagtgggaggaaacccacgcggacactgggagaacatgcaaactcccgCAGTAACATGCCCTGACATTTGTCTCCCTGTGGGCCCTGTCTAAACTCTTAAGTGCAGTGCCCCCTTGTGGAGTGGCTGCCTCACCTGTCTTCGGCCCTGCCTTGCAATGCGCCACAGGTGGTCCACAGAGTTGGGAGTCCCAGTTGTCTGTGACCCCTCTACGGTCCTCCGCAGAGTTGAAACTCTCTTCTCCATCAACCTTAAGAGTCAAGAGAGCTGATGGGTTACCTGTATGCCACCATGTATATGGGCCACCATATAGGGGCAGCCAATCAACAAGAAATAGAGGTGGTAGTGAAGTGTCCTTTGAACTGATAATCTGAAACCCGGTTTTGGTGTTTTTACAGATTGACTAGTTTGCCAAATTCTGACGGGCTAATCCACTAGCATCTGATTCCTTTATACTTTAGATTATCATCTTTGGTATCGTCGTACTAGAATACATTTGCAACAGACATGTGTTTGCAgttgttcattttcattatagTAATGAGGCTCACTTATTTGAAATGACTGATTGTAACAAACAGTTCAGAGATGGgttttaactgaaataattggTGGTCTCACTCCCCTTATTTGAGGCTCCCTTCCCACAACCATTCCAACTAGCAAAGCGGTTCTAATTCGGTCTGTAGTCTATCTGatgaatatgtttttctttcatgtgtCCAGTATTGTTTGCTTGTCGAACTTGGATGAATCCCGGAAAATTAAGAGATGAGAGATCTACGTATGCAAATGTttgagaaatgtattatttttaaaaatgcactttgcacaatggaaaaacatgaaaatgtggtttcatattttaatttattattttttatttgtatttttttgaaggaaaaaatgctttattacaatatgtgtaaatgtacttcaTGACAGAATCTTTAAAaccagctgtttttttccctgcaccAATGTTTAGGATGGATCACCCTGATAATGTTTGAGTAAATTCAAATCCCTCTGAATCATTGGAGTCTAACCCATATGTCTTCAGGCTACTCAGTCTCTGCCTGTTCCTTCATGGGCTGTGTGGATTCACTAATCATTATCATCTGGATGGCTGACGGTAGCCTTCGACTGAGGCGTGCCTGTGTTATGAAGACTAATGAGTGTGTGCCGCTTGCTTTAACCTTAAAGCTGGGTTTCTGGATCAGTGCTGCGCAGATTAAGTGATCTTTTACTCTATGTGAATGGGCTGATAGAGCACAGTGGGTATAACCAACCGTCCAAATAAGTTAAAGACCGGTGCATCTCTGCAACATTAACCCTTTAACAAGCTGTGCTCTCTTAACAGATTGAGGCCTCTTAACACTGGCCACAAATCGCCATCTTTTGCATCTCAAAATCACCAAGCCATGCATGTGGACTATTAATTCACATTTCACTATCAGTGATCATTTCCAGCACATCATTCCTGTCAGCACCATAACCTGGATATAGCAAAGCACTCCCCaccctttcaaaaaaaagaacaagattATTACTCAGTAGTTACAATGTGGGTATAGATTGAACCTTACTCCTTGTATATCCCCAATAGGTGAATACGTGTCCCCTCTATCAAGTATAATCATGTAGATGATGGATAGATGACGCAGTTTTGCAGTATGTACTGGCAGGATGAGTTGTATGTTATATTGAAAAGCTAACGTATAGCAAGGAGATTTTCTTGCTGTAATGGACAAACAATGACTTGCTGCACTATAGTAATGTGTAGCAGTTGTAAGAGTCTTGGGCTGTAATTAGGGAGGATGACTCATAGAAGTATGATTGGAATTGGGTAACAGCCTCAGAGTGCGTTACCCAATCCAAATGCGTTCGATGGACTCACCTCAGCTCTCGGAAGCAGGGGTGCTGCAGCGCCGACTTAGCGCCGATGCGCTGCTCCGGGTCGTACTCCAGCATCTGGTAGAGCAGCGACAGATTCACGGACGAGCAGTGCGGGATCAGCTGGGAGATGCCACAGCCCTTCCGGGGAGGGAAGTCGAAACGCATCGCCCGTGACCTGTGGAGGAAAACGATATGGAGCTCATAAGCTTGTAGCAAAGATCGAACATTATCTCCTGTGAACACCTATATGTGAGCCGCTCCACATCGTAAAATTGGCATCTACGAAAGCAGTAATGACTACCTAATGAGGTCAGGATAAAACGCTTGGCTTACTGCTTAAATTTCTGAAGGAGACTGGGTTCCGGTGTGCCCAGAATGTCGTGGATTTTGGACACTTGATCCAGCTCGTTGGAGCCTGGGAACAGAGGATTGAGGCTACAGGACAAAGGAATGTGATTATAGGTGACATCGGCAAGGAAACTGTTTTATTGCAGAATTAACAAAAATGATTGGCTTAAATGTGTACTGCAAGTGAAATGTACtacaccagtggttctcaaacttggtcctgggggaccactgtgtatgttggttttcattccaacctcaactgaaaccccagaattttaacaagctgttaatttttcatgATTacatgcttttcatgttttagagctggggtccccagtcttatccagaaagggccagtgtgggtgcacacacctgattctactaatcaaccactagagtctttgctaagcaccttgattagtagaatcaggtgtgtgcacccacactggccctttctagataagactggggaccccagctctaaaacacgAAAAGTCCCTAGCCCTTTCCGAAAGGATGTCCCATCACATGAAATATAATTGGTTAAGAGGAATACCCCCCACCCGGCCCCACAACTGTCAGTTACGTAAGGGGAGACACCGCGGAGGGACAGGGGAGTTTTGTCAAAGGAATGCTTGTTTCGGTGCCCAGCGGTGTTGTTGCGCTGCCGGTCGATCGCTTGGCGACTAACAGTGGGCTCTCTCTCCCCGAGCCGTCGCACTGAACGTCTACAGAAAGCCGACGGAGCTTTGGAAGGGGActgaaaagaaagaagggaaaagcCTTTGGGATGCCATGAGGGGTTGCGTGGGTCAGACGGCACCAATCGGGCACCCCGGCTTTTGTTTGGCCCGTACATTTCACTTCCATTAAGAATCACTCGTCCATTTATCAGCCGAGACTTCCTTTCCCCAGTCCCCACATTGCAAAGTGGTGAACACGGTTTCCTGGGTGAAGTGTGAAAGTAACTTGCAGGCCAGGCTAAGTAAcaaccccaacccacccccctgccccccccccatccctagAATGGAGTGCCCTGTTTTAGGGGAAACCCATGAAGACCTTATGCTGGTGGGTTAAAGCGAGGGACTAGTGAGACACTGGGAGATGTTTCGAGTAAAACGGAGCCTCGGCGGGGAGCTACCTGATGATCTCATAGAAGACGCACCCCGCGCTCCACATGTCCATCTTGTGCGAGTAGTACCCGTCGGTGAGCAGGCACTCGGGCGCGCGGTACCAGCGGGTGGAGATGTACTCCGTGTGGGGGGGCTTGGAGTACATGCTCCTGCAGGAGCCAAAGTCCGCCAGCTTCAGGACGTCCTGCTGTGGAGACGACAAAGCCGTGTCACTCGTCGATTGGGCCTTGCAGTGGTTCAGACAATGATGAACACCTGCCCATTCTCGCTCTTCATTGTGATTTTTTATGTTGGCTatgctttctttttaaatgtggtaATGACTTTGGCAAGCCGTCACTGCTGTACAAGCCAGACACCATCTCCGCAGGCACTGCCAGTATTACTGGCTAGACACAGCACACGACTGATATGTTTTGACATGCTAAGTTTTTAAGTTTAGGTTTATTGGAATTTAAAGCACATTTCACCCAGAGTTCACAATACACAGTACAAAacgattaaagaaaaaatgcaaatatagtTAGGTgaagtttaaaaacaagcatgcaaaaacacagcataaaaacacaggaaatttatattttataagaaCACAAGAGAAAAAAGTGAGTTTTAAGTGTTGTTTTAATGTGGGGACTGACTGCTTCCCTGACATGGGCTGATAGACTATTCCACAGCAGAGGGGCTTTATATGAAAAGGCCACCTACTGTCTAATTAATCTTTGAGACCACAAGATGTCCTGCTTCTTAGGaacagagaacacatttgggaACATGAGGTGTGAGAAGGTTGCAAAGACATGATGGGGCTAGACTGAAGTGATTTGTAAGTCAGCAGGAGTACTTTAAAATCTACTCTAAATTTCATAGGTAGCCAATCAATGGATGCAAGGGCTGGGGTAATGTGCTCTGATCTCCCTAGTTCTGGTCAATATTctggctgctgtgtgtttaataAGTTGCAAATTGCAAAGAGTACTGTTTGGACAGCCAGAGAGCATTGCAGCAATCTAGCCTAgaataaacacatacatgaaTCCGCTTCTCAGCATTGTTTAAAGAGAGGAAGTGCTGGATCTTAGCAGTGTTCCTTAGGTGGTAATAGGCAGATCTTGATACGCTACATGTCATGACATGTCATTGACATGTGACAATGCAGGCTTTGAGGGTACAAAAAACAAGCATAAGCAGAAATTGGGGACCCTCTTCCTTTGATGAAAGCTTGATCTCTGTGGTAAAATTGTGACTGCATCCCTgtgaggcggaggcggaggcagACAcgcacagagccaaaatgtcATCTTTTTAGCTCGAGGGTAAACGGATGACAAAATGACCACCTGGGGACAGACTCGGCCATCCGTGGGACTGGCTCTGGGACCGAGTTTCCCTGTTCAATGCGTTAGGTCCCATGATGCAACGTGTTCCCTTTCCAAACGTCACACACCGGTGCACTGCGCTGTGGAAAGCCACGCTGCTCTATGACAGCATGCAGCATATGTTCCAACTTACCCTAATCAGAATGTTTTCTGGCTTGACGTCTCGGTGGAAGATCCCATTGCTGAAACAAGATGGTAAAgtaaagaacattttaaaaatgaatacaacaaTCTGTTGATAAATTCTGGAAtgtgcacacgctcacgcatATTGTTTAATTCAATTACCAGTGACCCATGAACAAAGTGCAAACAGGCCAGGGAAATTGAGATGTTTAATATATTGGTGGCTAACTAATGTTCTTGCTGA carries:
- the LOC135251857 gene encoding MAPK/MAK/MRK overlapping kinase-like isoform X3; amino-acid sequence: MDDYKIIKKIGEGTFSEVVKTQSLKDGKYYACKTMKQPIDSLEQANNMREVQAMKRLSPHPNIIQLHEIVFDEETGSLSLICELMEMNIYELIRGRQYPLPESKVKHYMYQLCKSLDHMHSNGIFHRDVKPENILIRQDVLKLADFGSCRSMYSKPPHTEYISTRWYRAPECLLTDGYYSHKMDMWSAGCVFYEIISLNPLFPGSNELDQVSKIHDILGTPEPSLLQKFKQSRAMRFDFPPRKGCGISQLIPHCSSVNLSLLYQMLEYDPEQRIGAKSALQHPCFRELRLMEKRVSTLRRTVEGSQTTGTPNSVDHLWRIARQGRRQHAKHVAEPLIRRNAPLYPGELPKLNMVLPPAKLSSYPITSLPALTISHHGSLPTIPPKKCHSQLPKPRDEAHRQGFKGYHIPPLQRKRGGY
- the LOC135251857 gene encoding MAPK/MAK/MRK overlapping kinase-like isoform X1 encodes the protein MESVADIIKYGQVGLHENRRHNRNRSGHGLSNTLRARDYKIIKKIGEGTFSEVVKTQSLKDGKYYACKTMKQPIDSLEQANNMREVQAMKRLSPHPNIIQLHEIVFDEETGSLSLICELMEMNIYELIRGRQYPLPESKVKHYMYQLCKSLDHMHSNGIFHRDVKPENILIRQDVLKLADFGSCRSMYSKPPHTEYISTRWYRAPECLLTDGYYSHKMDMWSAGCVFYEIISLNPLFPGSNELDQVSKIHDILGTPEPSLLQKFKQSRAMRFDFPPRKGCGISQLIPHCSSVNLSLLYQMLEYDPEQRIGAKSALQHPCFRELRLMEKRVSTLRRTVEGSQTTGTPNSVDHLWRIARQGRRQHAKHVAEPLIRRNAPLYPGELPKLNMVLPPAKLSSYPITSLPALTISHHGSLPTIPPKKCHSQLPKPRDEAHRQGFKGYHIPPLQRKRGGY
- the LOC135251857 gene encoding MAPK/MAK/MRK overlapping kinase-like isoform X5 translates to MKQPIDSLEQANNMREVQAMKRLSPHPNIIQLHEIVFDEETGSLSLICELMEMNIYELIRGRQYPLPESKVKHYMYQLCKSLDHMHSNGIFHRDVKPENILIRQDVLKLADFGSCRSMYSKPPHTEYISTRWYRAPECLLTDGYYSHKMDMWSAGCVFYEIISLNPLFPGSNELDQVSKIHDILGTPEPSLLQKFKQSRAMRFDFPPRKGCGISQLIPHCSSVNLSLLYQMLEYDPEQRIGAKSALQHPCFRELRLMEKRVSTLRRTVEGSQTTGTPNSVDHLWRIARQGRRQHAKHVAEPLIRRNAPLYPGELPKLNMVLPPAKLSSYPITSLPALTISHHGSLPTIPPKKCHSQLPKPRDEAHRQGFKGYHIPPLQRKRGGY
- the LOC135251857 gene encoding MAPK/MAK/MRK overlapping kinase-like isoform X2; the encoded protein is MTFTVHFRMSKDYKIIKKIGEGTFSEVVKTQSLKDGKYYACKTMKQPIDSLEQANNMREVQAMKRLSPHPNIIQLHEIVFDEETGSLSLICELMEMNIYELIRGRQYPLPESKVKHYMYQLCKSLDHMHSNGIFHRDVKPENILIRQDVLKLADFGSCRSMYSKPPHTEYISTRWYRAPECLLTDGYYSHKMDMWSAGCVFYEIISLNPLFPGSNELDQVSKIHDILGTPEPSLLQKFKQSRAMRFDFPPRKGCGISQLIPHCSSVNLSLLYQMLEYDPEQRIGAKSALQHPCFRELRLMEKRVSTLRRTVEGSQTTGTPNSVDHLWRIARQGRRQHAKHVAEPLIRRNAPLYPGELPKLNMVLPPAKLSSYPITSLPALTISHHGSLPTIPPKKCHSQLPKPRDEAHRQGFKGYHIPPLQRKRGGY
- the LOC135251857 gene encoding MAPK/MAK/MRK overlapping kinase-like isoform X4; this encodes MCTMGTPETRAGQTHTCEACSFPASRMTSCPASDLWGRLSLEQANNMREVQAMKRLSPHPNIIQLHEIVFDEETGSLSLICELMEMNIYELIRGRQYPLPESKVKHYMYQLCKSLDHMHSNGIFHRDVKPENILIRQDVLKLADFGSCRSMYSKPPHTEYISTRWYRAPECLLTDGYYSHKMDMWSAGCVFYEIISLNPLFPGSNELDQVSKIHDILGTPEPSLLQKFKQSRAMRFDFPPRKGCGISQLIPHCSSVNLSLLYQMLEYDPEQRIGAKSALQHPCFRELRLMEKRVSTLRRTVEGSQTTGTPNSVDHLWRIARQGRRQHAKHVAEPLIRRNAPLYPGELPKLNMVLPPAKLSSYPITSLPALTISHHGSLPTIPPKKCHSQLPKPRDEAHRQGFKGYHIPPLQRKRGGY